In the Desulfitobacterium hafniense DCB-2 genome, ATGAGGAATTTATGGCGATTGCCAAAGATGTACTGAACTCTCAGCTTGCTAAAAAAGTTAGCCAGTGAGGGCATCCCGGCTTTTAATATTCACGGAGAGCTGGCGTTTTGGATGGTTTTTGGATACACTAAAAAGGATGCATTGATTAGAAAGAGCCTAGATCTCACCTGATAAGGTACGATCCAACAGCGGAGGAGCAATGAAAGAGCAGTATTATTCCATTGGTCAAGTAGCCAAACTCTCGAATATTTCGATCCCAACCTTGCGCTATTATGATCAGATTGATTTATACAAACCGGCTCATGTGGACACATTGACTAGTTACCGTTATTACAAGGAATCTCAATTGTATATATTGGATATGATTAAATCCCTTAAATACATCGGCACCCCACTGACAGACATAAAAACCGTTTTGAATTATACTCCGGCTGAGCTCTTTTGCTTCCTTGAGCATCAGGAGGATGTTATCGAGGGCAAAATACAAGGGCTGCAGGAAATCCATAAGAATCTGCAGCAAACGAAGAAGCAGCTCCAACAGCAAATGAAGACGGCCTTGGCTACGGATGTTTTTGAGAAAACCGAAGATCTGCAGATATTCACATTGCCTGTCGAAAATTATGCTCCCCAATCTATTCCTAATGATTGTTACGGTGAACTGATTAAGTTGGTGGAAGCGGAAGGCAGTAGAATAAGCAGCCATTACGGCTGCATATACCCTCTTCTCGACTATAATTCGATGGATGAAGTTCGATGTACTCATATATTCACCCCATTAATGACCGATCGGTTGAACAGTCATCCTGCCTATAGGAGGAATATCCGCCTGATTTCGGAAAGCCGCTTTATAGGCATTGCTTTTCAGTATCATCCTGATCGGTATATAGAGCATTATCAGCGGCTATACCATTATATTCGCAGTAAGGAACTTCCTGTAGCCGATCATGTTTATGATCTGTTCACGCCAACAAGGTACTCTCAGCACAAGGAAGAAGAATTCATGGTTGAATTAAAGGTACAATTGCTTTAAGGAAAGACAATTGAAAAATAGTAAAAGTTCTTATTGACCCTCTAGTTGCTGGAGGGTTTATATTATTGAGCATGGGCAGAGATTTTCTGCATGTAATTATTGAGGAGAAAGATACAGCATGAATGAGCAGAAGACCGTTTTAGCATTATTGCTTATGAATATCTTTATTGCCTTTTTAGGGATCGGCCTTGTTATCCCTGTCCTGCCGACGCTGATGAGAGAATTAGGGGTGAACGGCACGGTAGTGGGCTATTTGACTGCTGCTTTTGCCATAGCCCAGCTTATCTGTTCACCTTTTGCCGGTAAAGCGGCGGATAAAATAGGCCGGAAAAAGGTTCTGGTGACAGGGTTGTTTCTTTTTGGATTCTCTGAAGTGCTTTTTGGTTTAGGACAAGAAATCGAAGTTCTGTTCCTGGCCCGGATCTTGGGGGGTGTGAGCTCGGCTTTAATCATGCCGGCTGTGACAGCTTTTATTGCGGATATCACAACATTGGAAACACGGCCTAAGGCACTGGGATATATGTCGGCTGCCATCAACACAGGGTTTATTATCGGGCCGGGTATCGGTGGTTTTTTGGCGGATTTTGGTACACGTACCCCTTTTTTCTTTGCCGGAGCCCTCGGTGCTGTCGCTGCAATACTGTCCATCATTTTCCTGAAGGAGCCGGATCGCTCCAATGAAGCCGCTGAAGAAGAGGTTCCAAAGCTTAAGACGAGCATTAAGCGCATGCTGGCTCCTATGTACTTTATTGCCTTCGCCTTGATCCTGATTGCCTCCTTCGGTTTATCGGCTTTTGAGTCCTTCTTCGCCCTTTTCGTCGATGGCAAGTTTTTCTTTACTCCCAAGGAAATTGCTTTTGTTATTACCGCAGGTGCTTTGCTGGGAGCTTTGATCCAGGTCCTGCTTTTTGAGCGGCTTGCCCGGCGCTGGGGTGAAATCAAGTTGATTCGCTATAGCCTGATTCTATCTGGGATCCTTATTTTCTTATTGACCGCTGTTCATTCCTATGTATGGATCCTGGTGGTAACGACTCTGGCCTTTATTGGCTTTGATCTGTTCCGGCCTGCGGTAACATCTTACCTCTCAAAAATTGCCGGGAATGAGCAGGGCTTTGTTGGGGGCATGAACTCTATGTTCACCAGCCTGGGGAATATTTTTGGTCCGATCATCGGGGGAATGCTGTTCGATGTAGACATTGATTATCCCTTTTATTTTTCTGTAGCAGTTATGATTCTTGGGGTGATCATTACTTTGTTCTGGAAAGAACCCAGCCGCATTCTTCAGCAGTGAAGGGGCGGCTTAGCTTCAATAATACAGAGGGGAATCTGGCTTTTTCAGTGATTTTTGGATACACTAAAAAGAGTGTATAATGCTTATATAGTGTTTATTTTTTAGGAATTTATAGATGTATTTTTGCTTGGTATAGCTTGCTGAAGGGCTGTTAGCTAAAGCCAAGAGAAAACTGCCATGAAGTAGAGATATGACCTGGAAAAGGCTTGTTAAAGTAGGGATATAGAGAGAGGGTGGCTTGATGCATTTTGTGATGATATTTCTTGATGGATTTGGGTTAGGCGGAGACCGGGATAATCCTATTATGGCTGCCCATACCCCTTACATAGATGAATTGTTGGGAGGACATTATCTGTGGGGACAGGAGCGTCGGATAGAATCTGAGCAGCTAATCCTTATACCCTTGGATGCCTCCTTGGATGTGACCGGAATTCCTCAAAGTGCTACAGGTCAGACGACTTTGTGGACGGGGGTTAACGGTGCCAAGGCACTGGGCTTTCATCTGAATGCCTATCCCAATGAAAAACTGGCGGAGATTATAAAAGAAAAGTCTATCTTTAAACAGTTAGCAGATCAAGGTAAGAAGGTGACTTTTGCCAATACTTTTACCAGTCATTATGATGAGATGATAGCTTCCGGGAAGAGGAGGCATACTGCTTCTACCTTATCCGCCCTGGCTGGTGGGGTGCCTTTACGCCGGATCGAGGATCTATTGCAGGGAAAAGGGGTCTATCAGGATATGACCAATGAGATCCTCAGGGAGCTGGAACAAGAAGCAGATATACCGCTAATAACTTCTTATGAAGCAGGGAAAAACCTGGGCCGCCTGGCTTTGGACTATGATTTTACTCTGTATGAATTCTTCCAGACGGATGTGCGCGGCCATAAACAGGATTGGGAAAAAGCGGTGGCTTTAATTGAGCAGATTGATGGGTTTATCGGGGGTTTTATGTCTGTAGTTCGTCATGAGGATGTGACCTGGCTTTTAACCAGCGATCATGGGAATATTGAGGATTTTCGCGTTAAAGGCCATACTCAGAATCCGGTTCCTGCTCTGGGCTGGTCCAGCAAGCCGTTGGAATGGCCACAGTGGGAGCGGCTGGAGGATGTGACGCCGGGGATCGTGAGGATGATATTAGGAACGAGGGAATTGTAGAATGTCACACATTAAGGATGCGGAGTTATCTTCTATGGAGCTCTTAGCTCCGGCGGGGAGTTATGAGTCTTTTAAAGCTGCTGTAGAGAATGGGGCCGATGCGGTGTATCTGGGGGGAAAGAGCTTTAATGCCCGGGCCAGTGCCGCTAATTTTGGCCTGGATGAGTTGCGGCAGGTGGTGCAGTATGCCCATGAGCGGGAGACGAAGGTTTATGTGACGGTGAATATTTTGATTGCCGATCAGGAGTTTCCTGAGCTTTACGATTATATTTACAGCTTATACGAGATTGGGGTGGATGCCCTGATCCTTCAGGATATTGGCGTAGGGTCAATGATCCGGAGCGTTTTGCCGGAGATGGAGCGCCATGCCAGTACCCAGATGACCATCAATACAACCTGGGGTGTTCGTCATGTAGAAAGACTGGGCTTTCAACGAGTGGTCCTGGCCCGGGAAGTGTCGGTTGAGCAGATGAAAACCATTTCTGCCAAAACAGCTCTGGAGATAGAGGTGTTTGTCCATGGGGCCTTGTGTATTTGCTACTCGGGGCAATGCTTGATGTCCAGTTATATCGGGGGCCGAAGCGGCAACCGGGGAAGATGCGCTCAACCTTGCCGGCTGACCTACCAACTGATGAATGAAGAGAGAAAAGATCTGCTGGCTGAGGCTAACCTAGGCAATCACCTCCTAAGTCCGCGGGATTTGAACTTTGTGGAGGAGATTCATACTTTAAAAGAGTGTGGGGTCTACTCCTTGAAAGTGGAAGGACGGATGAAAAGGCCGGAGTATGTGGCTACGGTCACTCGTATTTATCGTCGTGCTCTGGATCACGTGCTTTCCCAAGAAAATGGCGTAAACGCTGGGTCAGCGGTGACAGGGGAAGAAAAGACCGAACTTTTACAGATTTTTAACCGGGATTTTTCTCGGGCTTATTTCCATAGTCACCCTGGAGCGGAGTTGATGAGCTATGCCCGCCCCAACAATAGAGGGATTCGTCTGGGCAGGATTGTTCAGAATAGGGGCAATCAGCTGGAGATTAAACTGGAGGCGTATCTCAGACCCGGTGATGGAATTGAGGTCTGGACAAGCCGGGGCCGGGAAGGGATCACGGTCCAGAAGGTTTGGCAAGGCAAGAGGGAGAGCGAGGAAGGGAAGCCGGGAGATATCGTTCAGATCGAGTTTGCGGGCAAATCCCACCCCGGAGATCGGGTATTTAAAACTCATGATGAGCAATTGATGGAAAAAGCCCGCCAGAGTTTCCAGGAGGGTAAGGAGCGGCGCAAGCGCCCTTTGAAAATGCGCCTATCCGGCTCCATCGGAGAGCTTATGGCCTTAGAGGCTTGGGATCAGGACAAACATGTCCGGGTAGATTCAGCTACCCCGGCTCAGCAGGCTATGAAGCGCCCCTTAACTCAGGAGTACGCCTTCCAACAGCTAAATCGTCTGGGTACAACACCTTTTTGGTTGGAAGAGTTGGACCTGGAGGTGGAGGAAGGACTTATGCTTCCGGTCAGTGAACTCAATGAGATGAGAAGGCTTGTAGTTGAAGGCTTGCTCCATAAGTCTTTCCAGCAAGAAAAAGTTACCAGAGGGGAATATAAGCAGCGCCTGAAGGAATGGCAAAATCGCCTTAAGCTTGAGCAAGAGGAGCAGGTTCAGCAAGCTCAGCAACATAAAGAGCCGCTGCCCGGAAGTCATAGCAAAGCTGCTTCTTTAGCAGCAAGGCGCTTGACTGTTGCCGTCAGCGATCTGGAGGGAGTAAAGGCGGCTTTAAAGGCTGGGGCAAGGCGAATTGCTCTGGGTGGGGAGCGTTGGCGTTCCCGCAAGGGGATGAGTTGGGAGGACATCCGGGCCGGTGTAAGGCTTTGCAAAGAACAGGGAGCAAACTGCCTTTTGCGCCTGCCGCGGATTTTAAACGAAGAGCAAAGTGCTTGGTGGTATGAGGCTTTGCTTAAGGTAAAGGCCTGGGAGGATCGTCCCTGGATCATGGTCGCGAACTTGGGAGAGCTGGAAATGGTGAAGGATATCGATCCGGACTGGCCTTTTGAGGTGGATTACCCTGTCAACATCTTTAATGAGGCCGCGGTGGCCCATCTATTCCGTTTAGGGGCCCAAGGGGTGACCCTGTCTACAGAGCTTGAACATAGCCAGATTGAGCCTCTGGCCCGTTGGCCCAAGACAGAAGTCTTTGCCTTTGGGGAGCTGGAGATGATGGTCAGTGAGTATTGCCCTGTAGGTGCCACATTGGGAGGCAAAAAAGGAACAAAATGTACGGCGCCCTGTGTGAAGGAACCCCATTATTTGAGAGATCGGCTCAACTATGACTTCCCCATCGAAACAGATTTGGATTGTCGGATGCATCTTTATAATGTGAAGCGCTTGAATCTTTACAAGGAATTGGGGAGCATTGCCAAAATGGGTGTTCAACGGATTCGTTTGCAGCTGGATCGGGCCAATCCTGTCCAGATTCGCGATACGGTACGAGTCTTTCTTGAAGGTTGGGAGAGGGCACTTGCAGGGGAGCGCATCTCAGAGGAGCAGGCCGAAAAGGTCAATGGATACTTGGCAGAGCGTTTCCCGGAAGGGTTTACCAAAGGACATTATTTTAGAGGAGTGCTTTAAGTCAGGCATTGTTAAAGAAGGAGGAATACCGTAGAATATGGTACTCAATGAACGGGTGATCAGGAAACTCGATTTTGATAAAATCTTAGAACGTCTTGCCAATCAGTGCATTATGCCGCGGGCCCGGGAATTGGCAGAGCAATTGGAACCCCACTCACATTTGGATTTGGTGCGGGAGGCTTTGGAGGAAACCGGTGAGGGCAAGGATATACTAAGGATTAATCCGCTTTTTTCGGTGCGGGGAGCCCGGGAAATCCGGCCTTTAGTGGAGCGGTGCTTAAAGGGAGGGACCTTAACGACCGATGAGCTGCTGCAGATTCGGGACACTTTAAAAGCAGCCCGCATCGTAAAGCAAGGCCTGCAAGAAGGCAAGGCGGAGGTTCCTCATCTTAAGGGGATCATGGAACAGGTTATTCTGCCCAAGGGTATTGAGGAGGAGATTACCCGCTGTATTACGGAGGATGGTCAGGTAGCGGATCAAGCGTCCTCTGTTTTAGCGGATTTGCGTCGGAGCATCTCCCGCCTGCAGACCAGAATCAGGGAAACCTTAGATGGCATCATTCGCAACC is a window encoding:
- a CDS encoding MerR family transcriptional regulator — its product is MKEQYYSIGQVAKLSNISIPTLRYYDQIDLYKPAHVDTLTSYRYYKESQLYILDMIKSLKYIGTPLTDIKTVLNYTPAELFCFLEHQEDVIEGKIQGLQEIHKNLQQTKKQLQQQMKTALATDVFEKTEDLQIFTLPVENYAPQSIPNDCYGELIKLVEAEGSRISSHYGCIYPLLDYNSMDEVRCTHIFTPLMTDRLNSHPAYRRNIRLISESRFIGIAFQYHPDRYIEHYQRLYHYIRSKELPVADHVYDLFTPTRYSQHKEEEFMVELKVQLL
- the norA gene encoding multidrug efflux MFS transporter NorA, whose protein sequence is MNEQKTVLALLLMNIFIAFLGIGLVIPVLPTLMRELGVNGTVVGYLTAAFAIAQLICSPFAGKAADKIGRKKVLVTGLFLFGFSEVLFGLGQEIEVLFLARILGGVSSALIMPAVTAFIADITTLETRPKALGYMSAAINTGFIIGPGIGGFLADFGTRTPFFFAGALGAVAAILSIIFLKEPDRSNEAAEEEVPKLKTSIKRMLAPMYFIAFALILIASFGLSAFESFFALFVDGKFFFTPKEIAFVITAGALLGALIQVLLFERLARRWGEIKLIRYSLILSGILIFLLTAVHSYVWILVVTTLAFIGFDLFRPAVTSYLSKIAGNEQGFVGGMNSMFTSLGNIFGPIIGGMLFDVDIDYPFYFSVAVMILGVIITLFWKEPSRILQQ
- a CDS encoding metalloenzyme — translated: MHFVMIFLDGFGLGGDRDNPIMAAHTPYIDELLGGHYLWGQERRIESEQLILIPLDASLDVTGIPQSATGQTTLWTGVNGAKALGFHLNAYPNEKLAEIIKEKSIFKQLADQGKKVTFANTFTSHYDEMIASGKRRHTASTLSALAGGVPLRRIEDLLQGKGVYQDMTNEILRELEQEADIPLITSYEAGKNLGRLALDYDFTLYEFFQTDVRGHKQDWEKAVALIEQIDGFIGGFMSVVRHEDVTWLLTSDHGNIEDFRVKGHTQNPVPALGWSSKPLEWPQWERLEDVTPGIVRMILGTREL
- a CDS encoding DUF3656 domain-containing U32 family peptidase, which gives rise to MSHIKDAELSSMELLAPAGSYESFKAAVENGADAVYLGGKSFNARASAANFGLDELRQVVQYAHERETKVYVTVNILIADQEFPELYDYIYSLYEIGVDALILQDIGVGSMIRSVLPEMERHASTQMTINTTWGVRHVERLGFQRVVLAREVSVEQMKTISAKTALEIEVFVHGALCICYSGQCLMSSYIGGRSGNRGRCAQPCRLTYQLMNEERKDLLAEANLGNHLLSPRDLNFVEEIHTLKECGVYSLKVEGRMKRPEYVATVTRIYRRALDHVLSQENGVNAGSAVTGEEKTELLQIFNRDFSRAYFHSHPGAELMSYARPNNRGIRLGRIVQNRGNQLEIKLEAYLRPGDGIEVWTSRGREGITVQKVWQGKRESEEGKPGDIVQIEFAGKSHPGDRVFKTHDEQLMEKARQSFQEGKERRKRPLKMRLSGSIGELMALEAWDQDKHVRVDSATPAQQAMKRPLTQEYAFQQLNRLGTTPFWLEELDLEVEEGLMLPVSELNEMRRLVVEGLLHKSFQQEKVTRGEYKQRLKEWQNRLKLEQEEQVQQAQQHKEPLPGSHSKAASLAARRLTVAVSDLEGVKAALKAGARRIALGGERWRSRKGMSWEDIRAGVRLCKEQGANCLLRLPRILNEEQSAWWYEALLKVKAWEDRPWIMVANLGELEMVKDIDPDWPFEVDYPVNIFNEAAVAHLFRLGAQGVTLSTELEHSQIEPLARWPKTEVFAFGELEMMVSEYCPVGATLGGKKGTKCTAPCVKEPHYLRDRLNYDFPIETDLDCRMHLYNVKRLNLYKELGSIAKMGVQRIRLQLDRANPVQIRDTVRVFLEGWERALAGERISEEQAEKVNGYLAERFPEGFTKGHYFRGVL